The Bacteroidales bacterium DNA window ATCAAACCACATCATACCAGTTTAAAGATTCGGATCATGTAGCCAATCTGTTTGCTTTACAGGAAGAAGGCAACATTTATACGCGCATAATGAATCCTACAACGGATGTACTGGAAAAACGGATGGCCGCGCTGGAAGGAGGAATTGCCGGACTCGCAACAGCATCCGGGCATTCTGCCCAATTCATTGCTTTGAATAATTTGCTGCAGAACGGCGATCACTTTGTATCCTCTCCTTTTCTGTATGGTGGGAGTTTTAATCAGTTCAAGGTTTCTTTCAAACGGTTGGGGATAGAAGTTCGATTTTCCGAAACCCTGAATCCTGAAGATTTTGAAAAATTGATGGATGAAAATACCCGGTTTATTTACCTGGAAACCATAGGGAATCCAAGTTTTAATATTCCCGATTTTGAAAAATTTGCAGAATTAAGTAAAAAATATAATATACCATTGATAGTGGATAATACTTTTGGTGCTGCAGGTTACCTCTGCCGCCCGGCAGACTACGGTGCCAGTGTGGTAGTGAATTCCGCCACCAAGTGGATTGGCGGGCACGGAACTACTATGGGAGGAGTAATCGTGGATACCGGGAATTATGACTGGGGTAACGGGAAATTCCCTCAATTTACGGAAGAATCCGAAGGTTA harbors:
- a CDS encoding aminotransferase class I/II-fold pyridoxal phosphate-dependent enzyme; protein product: MHKQNYKFNTLQVHAGQQIDRETLSRAVPIYQTTSYQFKDSDHVANLFALQEEGNIYTRIMNPTTDVLEKRMAALEGGIAGLATASGHSAQFIALNNLLQNGDHFVSSPFLYGGSFNQFKVSFKRLGIEVRFSETLNPEDFEKLMDENTRFIYLETIGNPSFNIPDFEKFAELSKKYNIPLIVDNTFGAAGYLCRPADYGASVVVNSATKWIGGHGTTMGGVIVDTGNYDWGNGKFPQFTEESEGYHGIRFYESFGELAYIMRARVEGLRDFGPALSPFNAFLLLQGLETLSLRVQKHVDNTLELAQWLQNHPAVKAVYYPGLPEDLNHDLANKYLEHGYGGVLSFEIDGTKDQTRQFVESLQLVSHLANVGDAKTLIIQPSASTHQQLSEEEQAAAGVTPSLLRVSVGIEDIEDIIEDFRQAFKNIGL